Proteins encoded within one genomic window of Streptomyces profundus:
- a CDS encoding DinB family protein, with translation MTEGPGREITDPRALLIGYLDACRRALWDKLSGLDEEELGTARVPSAWTPAQLVWHLTLMERRWLVWGFRAEPVDGPWDDHDADGRWTLPEGITVAELRRRYWEQAERSRQAIGDAELTERAAIGGRFDGTAETPPTLGWILLHLLQEYARHLGHLDVSRELADGTVGE, from the coding sequence ATGACGGAAGGACCCGGCCGGGAGATCACCGACCCCCGCGCCCTGCTGATCGGCTACCTGGACGCCTGCCGAAGGGCGCTCTGGGACAAGCTGTCCGGGCTCGACGAGGAGGAACTCGGCACCGCCAGGGTGCCATCGGCCTGGACCCCGGCCCAACTGGTCTGGCATCTCACGCTGATGGAGCGCCGCTGGCTGGTCTGGGGCTTTCGCGCGGAGCCGGTCGACGGCCCCTGGGACGACCATGACGCGGACGGGCGCTGGACGCTGCCCGAGGGAATCACCGTGGCCGAACTGCGCCGCCGCTACTGGGAGCAGGCCGAACGTTCCCGACAGGCCATCGGCGACGCCGAGCTGACCGAACGCGCGGCGATCGGTGGACGGTTCGACGGCACGGCGGAGACCCCACCCACGCTGGGCTGGATCCTCCTCCACCTCCTCCAGGAGTACGCACGTCACCTCGGCCACCTGGACGTCTCCCGGGAGCTGGCGGACGGCACCGTGGGGGAGTGA
- a CDS encoding DeoR/GlpR family DNA-binding transcription regulator, producing the protein MTAVERQRAIVRAARRAGSVEVAELAKELRVARETVRRDLRVLEAHGLLRRTHGGAYPVESAGFETTLAARSTRHVPEKRRIAAAAAELVGDAETIFVDEGYTPQLIAECLPRDRRLTLVTASLAVASSMAQVSEFSVLLLGGRVREATLATVDSWTTKMLAGFVIDLGFIGANSISREHGLTTPDPAVAEVKRQAVLASRRRVFAGIHTKFGAASFCRFAEISDLDTIVTSVRLPAAEAHRYLHQGPQVIRV; encoded by the coding sequence GTGACCGCGGTAGAGCGTCAGCGCGCCATCGTCAGAGCGGCGCGCCGCGCGGGCTCCGTCGAGGTCGCGGAGCTGGCCAAGGAGTTGCGGGTGGCACGGGAAACCGTCCGCCGCGACCTGCGGGTGCTGGAGGCGCACGGACTGCTGCGCCGCACCCACGGCGGCGCCTACCCGGTGGAGAGCGCCGGGTTCGAGACCACCCTGGCCGCGCGCTCCACCCGCCATGTGCCGGAGAAACGGCGTATCGCGGCGGCGGCGGCCGAGCTGGTCGGCGACGCCGAGACCATCTTCGTCGATGAGGGCTACACCCCGCAGCTGATCGCCGAATGCCTGCCGCGTGACCGCCGACTCACCCTGGTCACCGCCTCGTTGGCGGTGGCCAGCTCGATGGCGCAGGTCAGCGAGTTCTCCGTGCTGCTGCTCGGTGGCCGGGTCCGGGAGGCGACGCTGGCCACGGTGGACAGCTGGACCACCAAGATGCTCGCCGGCTTCGTGATCGACCTGGGCTTCATCGGCGCCAACAGCATCTCCAGGGAACACGGCCTCACCACCCCCGACCCGGCCGTCGCCGAGGTGAAACGGCAGGCGGTGCTGGCCTCCAGGCGCCGCGTGTTCGCCGGCATCCACACCAAGTTCGGCGCCGCCAGCTTCTGCCGGTTCGCCGAGATCTCCGACCTCGACACCATCGTCACCAGCGTGCGCCTCCCGGCCGCCGAGGCCCACCGCTACCTCCATCAGGGGCCCCAGGTCATCCGCGTCTGA
- a CDS encoding zinc-dependent alcohol dehydrogenase family protein, which produces MKAALIESVGTVTVTTVPDPAPGPREVVVRVAACGLCGTDLHIRQGEFAPTLPVVPGHEFAGEVVAVGGDVHERAIGDRVAVDPSLYCHECRYCRSGHSNLCDRWAAIGVTVAGGAAEYAVAPVANCVPLPDHVATEDAALIEPLSCAVRGYDVLRSTLGARVLIYGSGTMGLMMLELAKRTGASAVDVVDINPERLATAGQLGCSNTAGNADELDRPQGWDIVVDATGNAAAIQDGLGRVAKAGTFLQFGVADYATTATIEPYRIYNQEITITGSMAVLHSYERAAELFATGVLDPGVFISDRLPLDDYPAALDRFAAGVGRKIVVRP; this is translated from the coding sequence GTGAAAGCCGCCCTGATCGAGTCCGTGGGCACGGTCACCGTCACCACCGTGCCCGACCCGGCCCCCGGCCCCCGCGAGGTGGTCGTCAGGGTCGCCGCCTGCGGACTGTGCGGCACCGATCTGCACATCCGACAGGGCGAGTTCGCCCCGACGCTGCCCGTGGTGCCGGGGCACGAGTTCGCCGGCGAGGTGGTCGCGGTGGGCGGTGACGTCCACGAACGCGCCATCGGCGACCGGGTCGCCGTCGACCCCTCCCTCTACTGCCACGAGTGCCGATACTGCCGCAGCGGCCACAGCAACCTCTGCGACCGGTGGGCCGCCATCGGCGTCACCGTCGCCGGCGGCGCCGCCGAGTACGCGGTGGCCCCCGTCGCCAACTGCGTGCCGCTGCCCGACCATGTCGCCACGGAGGACGCGGCGCTGATCGAGCCGCTGTCCTGCGCGGTGCGTGGCTACGACGTGCTGCGCTCCACGCTCGGCGCCCGGGTGCTGATCTACGGCTCGGGCACCATGGGCCTGATGATGCTGGAGTTGGCCAAACGGACCGGCGCCAGCGCCGTCGACGTGGTGGACATCAACCCCGAACGGCTCGCCACAGCCGGTCAGTTGGGCTGTTCCAACACGGCGGGCAACGCCGACGAGCTTGACCGCCCCCAGGGCTGGGACATCGTGGTGGACGCCACGGGCAACGCGGCGGCCATCCAGGACGGCCTCGGCCGGGTGGCCAAGGCCGGCACCTTCCTCCAATTCGGCGTCGCCGACTACGCCACCACCGCCACCATCGAGCCCTACCGCATCTACAACCAGGAGATCACCATCACCGGCTCGATGGCGGTGCTGCACAGCTACGAACGCGCCGCGGAGCTGTTCGCCACCGGCGTCCTCGACCCCGGCGTCTTCATCAGCGACCGGCTGCCGCTGGACGACTACCCGGCGGCCCTTGACCGCTTCGCCGCGGGCGTCGGCCGGAAGATCGTGGTCCGCCCCTGA
- a CDS encoding carbohydrate ABC transporter permease, producing the protein MTTTAHDAVGPRRPQGTAARGRSRARAWSTRAPLLPALVFLILVTQLPFAATLVISLFEWNALYPDERAFTGFDNYDTVLGEASLRRAVFTTALLTATVVIVSLLLGLALALLLDRRFRGRGLVRTMTITPFLLVPVAAALMWKHLLFNPEYGLLNGMLAKFGDLFGFTAPQPDWISEMPLLAVEVSLIWQWTPFMMLILLAGLQSRPPELAEAARIDGAGDWQIFRYLTLPHLRRYLELGALLGSIYIVQNFDAVFTLTGGALDTANLPYVIYREFYQAQDYGVASAAGVLVVLGSIAIAVFALRVVSSLFREEGSRG; encoded by the coding sequence GTGACCACGACCGCGCACGACGCCGTCGGGCCGCGCCGTCCCCAGGGGACGGCGGCCCGCGGCCGGAGCCGGGCCAGGGCCTGGTCCACCAGGGCGCCGCTGCTGCCCGCCCTGGTGTTCCTCATCCTGGTCACCCAACTCCCGTTCGCCGCGACCCTGGTGATCTCGCTCTTCGAGTGGAACGCCCTCTACCCCGACGAACGGGCCTTCACCGGGTTCGACAACTACGACACGGTGCTCGGCGAAGCCAGCCTGCGGCGCGCCGTGTTCACCACGGCGCTGCTCACCGCCACGGTGGTCATCGTCAGCCTGCTGCTGGGGCTCGCCCTGGCTCTGCTGCTCGACCGCCGCTTCCGGGGACGCGGCCTCGTCCGCACCATGACCATCACCCCGTTCCTGCTGGTCCCCGTCGCCGCCGCGCTGATGTGGAAGCATCTGCTGTTCAACCCCGAATACGGCCTGCTCAACGGCATGTTGGCGAAGTTCGGCGACCTGTTCGGCTTCACCGCGCCCCAGCCGGACTGGATATCGGAGATGCCGCTGCTGGCCGTCGAGGTCTCGCTGATCTGGCAGTGGACCCCGTTCATGATGCTGATCCTGCTCGCCGGACTACAGAGCCGACCGCCCGAACTCGCCGAGGCGGCCAGGATCGACGGCGCGGGCGACTGGCAGATCTTCCGCTACCTCACGCTGCCGCACCTGCGGCGCTACCTCGAACTCGGCGCCCTGCTCGGCTCGATCTACATCGTGCAGAACTTCGACGCCGTCTTCACCCTCACCGGCGGCGCCCTGGACACCGCCAACCTCCCCTATGTCATCTACCGCGAGTTCTACCAGGCGCAGGACTACGGCGTGGCCTCGGCGGCCGGCGTGCTGGTGGTGCTCGGCTCCATCGCCATCGCCGTGTTCGCGCTGCGCGTGGTGTCCTCGCTCTTCCGAGAGGAGGGCAGCCGAGGATGA
- a CDS encoding ABC transporter substrate-binding protein, whose product MSLSSRRTRCALAVATAAGMLVTSCSGAGGSGSSDGDSINVLMVNNPQMTQLQQLTAEHFTEETGIEVNFTVLPENEVRDKISQDFANQSGQYDVATISNYETPIYAGNDWLHTLDDYLADDADYAVDDILEPIQTSLTGEDGSVYAQPFYGESSFLMYRTDVFEEHGLTMPDRPTWTEVADFAAQIDGAEADMKGICLRGLPGWGEVIAPLTTVVNTFGGTWFDADWEARLTDPEFVEAVQFYVELVREHGESGAAQAGYAECLNNMVQGNTAMWYDATAGAGSLEAEDSPVRGQIGYVAAPVEQTESSGWLYTWAWGVQKASDNADAAWEFISWASGTEYEELVGETLGWENVPAGKRSSTYDNPDYQQAAGAFYEVTRNAINEADPISPGVQERPAPGVQFVGIPEFADLGTRVSQEISGAIAGQQSVEDALAASQRLADEVAERYRG is encoded by the coding sequence ATGTCCCTTTCGTCCCGACGCACCCGGTGCGCCCTGGCCGTCGCCACGGCGGCCGGAATGCTGGTCACCTCCTGCTCCGGAGCCGGCGGCTCCGGCTCGTCGGACGGCGACTCCATCAACGTGCTGATGGTCAACAACCCCCAGATGACCCAACTCCAGCAGCTGACGGCCGAGCACTTCACCGAAGAGACCGGCATCGAGGTCAACTTCACCGTCCTGCCGGAGAACGAGGTCAGGGACAAGATCAGCCAGGACTTCGCCAACCAGTCAGGTCAGTACGACGTCGCCACCATCTCCAACTACGAGACACCCATCTACGCCGGCAACGACTGGCTGCACACGCTCGACGACTACCTCGCCGACGACGCCGACTACGCCGTGGACGACATCCTGGAACCCATCCAGACCTCCCTCACCGGCGAGGACGGCAGCGTCTACGCCCAGCCGTTCTACGGCGAGTCGTCGTTCCTGATGTACCGCACCGACGTGTTCGAGGAACACGGGCTGACCATGCCGGACCGGCCCACCTGGACCGAGGTCGCCGACTTCGCCGCCCAGATCGACGGCGCCGAGGCCGACATGAAGGGCATCTGCCTCCGCGGGCTGCCCGGTTGGGGCGAGGTCATCGCGCCGCTGACCACCGTCGTCAACACGTTCGGCGGCACCTGGTTCGACGCCGACTGGGAAGCCAGGCTCACCGACCCCGAGTTCGTCGAGGCGGTCCAGTTCTATGTCGAACTGGTCCGTGAGCACGGGGAGTCGGGCGCCGCCCAGGCCGGCTACGCCGAATGCCTCAACAACATGGTCCAGGGCAACACCGCCATGTGGTACGACGCCACCGCCGGGGCCGGCTCCCTGGAGGCCGAGGACTCGCCGGTGCGCGGCCAGATCGGCTATGTCGCGGCGCCCGTCGAACAGACCGAGAGCTCCGGCTGGCTCTACACCTGGGCCTGGGGCGTCCAGAAGGCGTCCGACAACGCCGACGCCGCCTGGGAGTTCATCTCCTGGGCGTCCGGCACCGAGTACGAGGAGCTCGTCGGCGAGACCCTCGGCTGGGAGAACGTGCCGGCCGGCAAGCGCTCCTCCACCTACGACAACCCCGACTACCAGCAGGCCGCGGGGGCGTTCTACGAGGTGACCAGGAACGCCATCAACGAGGCCGACCCGATCAGCCCCGGCGTGCAGGAACGCCCGGCGCCCGGCGTGCAGTTCGTCGGCATCCCCGAGTTCGCCGACCTCGGCACCCGCGTCTCCCAGGAGATCAGCGGCGCCATCGCGGGACAGCAGAGCGTCGAGGACGCCCTGGCCGCGTCCCAGCGGCTCGCCGACGAGGTCGCGGAGAGGTACCGCGGCTGA
- a CDS encoding DedA family protein: MPVALAGAALAAEETVNSESAQQAIGYPSLFALVLLGSLVPVVPTGALVSSAAVVAVHHSDPVVTSLLVWVVAAGAAFLGDTALFLLGRRGSRWLDRISAHVSPATLKNAQRRLERQGTVLLLVSRLVPAGRLPVMLACLVSRTPVHVYLRGNLPATIAWAGVYGLLGVVGGALFPHPWQGVVAAIALTLLIAALPRLRRRPATPEGD, translated from the coding sequence ATGCCTGTGGCGCTGGCCGGCGCCGCGCTGGCGGCGGAGGAGACGGTCAACAGCGAGAGCGCCCAGCAGGCCATCGGCTATCCGTCGCTGTTCGCGCTGGTGCTGCTCGGCTCGCTGGTGCCCGTGGTGCCGACCGGCGCGCTGGTCAGCTCGGCCGCCGTGGTCGCCGTGCACCACAGCGATCCGGTGGTCACCTCGCTGCTGGTCTGGGTGGTGGCGGCGGGCGCCGCGTTCCTCGGCGACACGGCGCTGTTCCTGCTGGGCCGCCGGGGGTCCCGCTGGCTGGACCGGATCAGCGCCCATGTCTCCCCGGCGACGCTGAAGAACGCCCAGCGGCGTCTTGAACGCCAGGGCACCGTGCTGCTGTTGGTCTCCCGGCTGGTCCCGGCCGGCCGGCTCCCCGTGATGCTCGCCTGCCTGGTCTCCCGGACCCCCGTCCATGTCTATCTGCGCGGCAACCTCCCGGCCACGATCGCCTGGGCCGGCGTCTACGGGCTCCTCGGCGTGGTCGGCGGCGCGCTCTTCCCCCACCCCTGGCAGGGCGTGGTGGCCGCCATCGCCCTCACCCTCCTGATCGCCGCCCTACCCCGCCTCCGCCGCCGCCCCGCCACCCCCGAGGGCGACTGA
- a CDS encoding MBL fold metallo-hydrolase, which produces MTDRTEPTERPGPAASADPGGRRSTPPRPLFQRRLWPRGFADRLTEPLPGLRPMLRAVRQGALRPGASARYAAAGLPVAPEPVPDVGPDTVAVSWAGHASWVVRIGGLTVLTDPVWSRKILGTPPRLTPVGVPWSALPPVDAVVISHNHYDHLDAPTLKRLPRLTPLFVPAALGDWFRRKGFTRVTELDWWESAELPAAGGPVRFDFVPAHHWSRRGLLDTCRTLWGGWVLSDGAGQRVYFAGDSGYGHWFAEIGARYPGIDLALLPIGAYAPPWLLRPVHVDPEEAVRACQDLGATLMAPMHWGTFSLSAEPPLEPLVRVRAAWRAAGRAPEDLWDLPIGASRVLERDP; this is translated from the coding sequence ATGACGGACCGGACGGAACCAACCGAGCGGCCCGGGCCGGCCGCCAGCGCCGATCCGGGTGGCCGGCGGTCGACCCCGCCGCGCCCGCTCTTCCAGCGGCGGCTCTGGCCGCGCGGCTTCGCCGACCGGCTCACCGAGCCGCTGCCCGGGCTTCGCCCGATGCTGCGGGCCGTCCGGCAGGGCGCGCTGCGCCCCGGCGCCTCCGCCCGTTACGCCGCGGCCGGGCTGCCGGTCGCGCCCGAGCCGGTGCCGGACGTCGGCCCGGACACGGTGGCCGTCAGCTGGGCCGGGCACGCGAGTTGGGTGGTCCGCATCGGAGGGCTGACGGTGCTCACCGACCCCGTCTGGTCGCGCAAGATCCTCGGCACCCCGCCGCGGCTCACACCCGTCGGCGTGCCCTGGAGCGCGCTGCCGCCGGTGGACGCCGTGGTGATCTCGCACAACCACTACGACCACCTGGACGCGCCGACCCTCAAACGGCTGCCCCGGCTGACCCCGCTCTTCGTGCCGGCGGCGCTGGGCGACTGGTTCCGCCGCAAGGGCTTCACCCGGGTGACCGAGCTCGACTGGTGGGAGAGCGCCGAACTCCCCGCCGCCGGCGGGCCGGTGCGGTTCGACTTCGTGCCGGCCCACCACTGGTCGCGGCGCGGGCTGCTGGACACCTGCCGGACGCTCTGGGGCGGTTGGGTGCTCTCGGACGGCGCTGGCCAGCGGGTCTACTTCGCCGGGGACAGCGGCTATGGCCACTGGTTCGCCGAGATAGGCGCCCGCTATCCCGGCATCGACCTGGCGCTCCTGCCGATCGGCGCCTACGCCCCGCCCTGGCTGCTGCGGCCCGTCCATGTCGACCCCGAGGAGGCCGTCCGCGCCTGTCAGGACCTGGGTGCGACGCTGATGGCCCCGATGCACTGGGGCACGTTCTCCCTCTCCGCCGAGCCTCCGCTGGAGCCGCTGGTCCGCGTCCGCGCCGCCTGGCGCGCGGCCGGCCGCGCGCCCGAGGACCTCTGGGACCTCCCCATCGGCGCCAGCCGCGTCCTCGAACGCGACCCCTGA
- a CDS encoding methyltransferase domain-containing protein gives MSKTPQESRYVHGHHASVLRSHRWRTAENSAAYLLPELRPGQALLDIGCGPGTLTADLAGRVAPGPVTAVDHAPGILAAARAEAESRGLTDIRFATADAHALAFDDDSFDVVHAHQVLQHLPDPVRALREMRRVCRPGGVVAVRDADYAAMTWFPEHRGLDTWLERYRRVARAEGGEPDAGRRLFAWARAAGFGEITPTASAWCFADEADRAWWSGLWAERTTATPFADLALLGGHATTEDLHATATAWHTWGTDPDGWFLVPHGELLCRP, from the coding sequence ATGTCGAAGACGCCTCAGGAGTCCCGTTACGTCCATGGGCACCATGCCTCGGTGCTGCGCTCCCACCGCTGGCGCACCGCGGAGAACTCCGCCGCCTATCTGCTGCCCGAACTGCGCCCCGGGCAGGCCCTGTTGGACATCGGCTGCGGCCCTGGCACGCTCACCGCCGACCTGGCGGGGCGGGTGGCCCCCGGGCCCGTGACCGCCGTGGACCACGCGCCCGGCATCCTGGCGGCGGCCCGCGCCGAGGCGGAGTCCAGGGGCCTCACCGACATCCGTTTCGCAACGGCCGACGCCCATGCGCTGGCCTTCGACGACGACTCCTTCGATGTCGTCCACGCCCACCAGGTGCTCCAGCATCTCCCCGACCCGGTGCGCGCCCTGCGCGAGATGCGCCGGGTCTGCCGCCCCGGCGGAGTGGTCGCCGTCCGGGACGCCGACTACGCGGCGATGACGTGGTTCCCCGAGCACCGGGGCCTTGACACCTGGCTGGAGCGCTATCGGCGGGTGGCGCGGGCGGAGGGCGGCGAGCCGGACGCGGGACGCAGGCTCTTCGCCTGGGCCAGGGCGGCGGGCTTCGGCGAGATCACCCCGACCGCCTCGGCGTGGTGCTTCGCGGACGAGGCCGACCGCGCGTGGTGGAGCGGCCTGTGGGCGGAGCGGACGACCGCCACCCCCTTCGCCGACCTCGCCCTCCTCGGCGGCCACGCGACCACCGAGGACCTGCACGCCACCGCCACCGCCTGGCACACCTGGGGCACCGACCCCGACGGCTGGTTCCTCGTCCCCCACGGCGAACTACTCTGCCGGCCATAG
- a CDS encoding CBS domain-containing protein: MTIAADIMNPGAQWIPATESLDRGAQLMRELDVGALPVSDVDERLCGIVTDRDIVVRVVAAGRDPGKVTAGELCQGTPRWINTMADVDEVLAEMETHQIRRLPVIDENKRLAGMISEADLARVLSDDQLAEFVERVYA; encoded by the coding sequence ATGACCATCGCCGCGGACATCATGAACCCCGGCGCGCAGTGGATTCCCGCCACCGAGAGCCTCGACCGGGGCGCGCAGCTGATGCGCGAGCTGGACGTGGGCGCCCTGCCGGTGAGCGATGTCGACGAACGCCTCTGCGGGATCGTCACCGACCGTGACATCGTGGTGCGGGTGGTGGCCGCCGGCCGCGATCCGGGCAAGGTCACGGCCGGGGAGCTGTGCCAGGGCACCCCGCGCTGGATCAACACCATGGCCGACGTGGACGAGGTGCTCGCCGAGATGGAGACGCACCAGATCCGCCGCCTGCCGGTGATCGACGAGAACAAGCGCCTGGCCGGAATGATCAGCGAGGCCGACCTGGCCCGTGTGCTGAGCGACGACCAGCTCGCCGAGTTCGTCGAGCGCGTCTACGCCTGA
- a CDS encoding carbohydrate ABC transporter permease, with protein sequence MSSPTPTASRTRPRSAKGTLLGLLAWFAGLVFFLPVAWMVLTSFHAESDAASNPPALTAPLTLDGYREFFGASTGTDPWPPLINSLTASLASTALVLLLALPAAYALSIRPVKAWRDVLFFFLSTKMLPVVAGLLPIYLFAKNTGLLDNIWLLVLLYTSMNLPIAVWMLQSFLAEVPISVIEAAQLDGARLPVLLSRVIAPIVLPGIAATALICFIFSWNELLFARVLTGVVAETAPVFLTSFITSQGLFLAQLSAAAIAISLPVLAAGFAAQDKLVQGLSLGAVK encoded by the coding sequence ATGAGCTCCCCGACGCCCACCGCCTCCCGCACCAGGCCACGTTCCGCCAAGGGCACGCTGCTCGGCCTGCTGGCCTGGTTCGCCGGCCTGGTCTTCTTCCTGCCCGTCGCCTGGATGGTGCTGACCTCCTTCCACGCCGAGTCGGACGCGGCCAGCAACCCGCCGGCCCTCACCGCGCCCCTCACCCTGGACGGCTACCGGGAGTTCTTCGGCGCCTCCACCGGCACCGACCCCTGGCCACCTCTGATCAACTCGCTGACCGCCTCGCTGGCGTCCACCGCGCTGGTGCTGCTGCTGGCGCTGCCCGCCGCCTACGCGCTCTCCATCCGGCCGGTGAAGGCCTGGCGCGATGTGCTGTTCTTCTTCCTCTCCACCAAGATGCTGCCCGTGGTGGCCGGGCTGCTGCCCATCTACCTCTTCGCCAAGAACACCGGACTGCTGGACAACATCTGGCTGTTGGTCCTCCTCTACACCTCCATGAACCTGCCGATCGCGGTGTGGATGCTCCAGTCCTTCCTCGCCGAGGTGCCGATCTCGGTGATTGAGGCGGCCCAACTCGACGGCGCCCGACTGCCCGTGCTGCTCAGCCGGGTGATCGCCCCGATCGTGCTGCCCGGCATCGCCGCCACCGCGCTGATCTGTTTCATCTTCAGCTGGAACGAGTTGCTCTTCGCCCGGGTGCTCACCGGCGTCGTCGCCGAGACCGCGCCGGTCTTCCTCACCAGCTTCATCACCAGCCAGGGCCTCTTCCTCGCCCAGCTGTCCGCCGCCGCCATCGCCATCTCGCTGCCGGTGCTCGCCGCCGGCTTCGCCGCCCAGGACAAACTCGTCCAGGGCCTCTCGCTAGGAGCAGTCAAGTGA
- a CDS encoding MBL fold metallo-hydrolase encodes MSVEITWWGHATATVRDSGTAVLTDPLLTRRCAHLRRRRGTLPPPRARDVDLVLVSHLHRDHLHLRSLATLPAGVPLVLPRGTLDAVPALRRLAPRPHFCELTAGDRLTMGPITVRAVPAEHDGRRMPFGRHRAAALGFVVEGEARTYFAGDTDLFGGMAEEVGPVDSALLPVGGWGPGLGHGHLNAERAAEALARLRPRTAVPVHYGTYWPLGMSAVRPHEFHAPGDEFYRHAARLAPDVRVHRLTHGESVRLAVAG; translated from the coding sequence ATGTCCGTGGAGATCACCTGGTGGGGTCATGCCACGGCCACGGTCCGCGACTCCGGCACGGCCGTGCTCACCGATCCGCTGCTCACCCGCCGCTGCGCCCATCTGAGACGCCGCCGGGGAACGCTGCCGCCGCCCCGGGCCCGCGACGTGGACCTGGTGCTGGTCTCCCACCTGCACCGGGACCATCTGCATCTGCGCTCGCTGGCCACCCTGCCCGCCGGCGTCCCGCTGGTGCTGCCGCGCGGCACGCTCGACGCGGTGCCGGCGCTGCGCCGGCTGGCCCCCCGGCCGCACTTCTGCGAGCTGACCGCGGGAGATCGGCTGACCATGGGGCCGATCACGGTGCGGGCGGTGCCCGCCGAGCACGACGGGCGACGGATGCCGTTCGGGCGGCACCGGGCGGCGGCGCTCGGCTTTGTCGTCGAGGGCGAGGCCAGGACCTACTTCGCCGGGGACACCGACCTCTTCGGCGGGATGGCCGAGGAGGTCGGCCCGGTCGACTCGGCGCTGCTGCCGGTCGGCGGCTGGGGCCCGGGACTCGGCCATGGCCACCTCAACGCGGAACGCGCCGCCGAGGCGCTGGCCAGGCTGCGGCCCCGCACCGCGGTCCCGGTGCACTACGGCACCTACTGGCCCCTGGGCATGTCGGCTGTGCGCCCGCACGAGTTCCACGCCCCCGGCGACGAGTTCTACCGGCACGCCGCCCGGCTGGCGCCCGATGTGCGGGTGCACCGGCTGACCCACGGGGAGAGCGTGCGGCTGGCGGTGGCCGGGTGA
- a CDS encoding DUF1772 domain-containing protein — protein sequence MTTLALLGALLTLVLAAVVAGTFFAFSVSVLPGLNTLEPERAVASMRAMNAKILNPLFLTPFMAVPLTAIATALALLALGHRAAALAFVAAAVTYAVGAFLPTVAVNVPLNEALATGTADPATSWQDFAPRWAHFNALRTASGTATVLLSAVGLHLWPR from the coding sequence ATGACCACTCTGGCCCTGCTCGGCGCGCTCCTCACCCTGGTACTGGCGGCGGTCGTCGCCGGCACGTTCTTCGCGTTCTCCGTGTCGGTGCTGCCCGGCCTGAACACCCTGGAGCCCGAGCGGGCGGTCGCCTCCATGCGGGCGATGAACGCCAAGATCCTCAACCCGCTCTTCCTGACGCCCTTCATGGCCGTGCCGCTGACGGCGATCGCGACCGCGCTCGCGCTGCTGGCCCTCGGCCACCGAGCCGCCGCCCTCGCCTTCGTCGCCGCCGCGGTCACCTACGCGGTGGGCGCCTTCCTGCCCACGGTGGCGGTGAACGTCCCCCTCAACGAGGCCCTCGCCACGGGCACCGCCGACCCCGCCACCAGCTGGCAGGACTTCGCCCCCCGCTGGGCCCACTTCAACGCGCTGCGCACGGCCTCCGGCACGGCCACCGTCCTCCTCTCCGCCGTCGGCCTCCACCTGTGGCCCCGCTGA